One Nostoc punctiforme PCC 73102 DNA window includes the following coding sequences:
- a CDS encoding polysaccharide biosynthesis protein: MLIFDIIIFSITPLLALLIRLDGYLEVQADISQLGIATLLFLLVKLIVFWSFGFYRRYWRYASVEELTYIAMLMVGAIVIQSMTFNLLNHILPFVTDNLPRSLPFIDGLLSCIFIGMLRFSFRVVERFIQRQGVFNPRERVLIIGAGSAGVSLVQDMQSKPKLGFHAVAFIDDDPRKLNVQIRGIPVVGDRHQIPDTLKSLQIHKVIIAMPTVAGHVIREIVDICKATGIQTSTLPGIYEILNDRVRVDSIRDVRIEDLLRREPIQTDVEQVHKFIKGKTVLITGAGGSIGSELCRQIFKCHPAEMILMGHGENSIFNIQQELEKLIQILKNDGKVQRYTPRIYTFIGDIRYSVRLKQAFEQFQPNVIFHAAAHKHVPLMELNSSEAITNNVLGTKNLLDMALQYNVQNFVMISTDKAVNPTSVMGASKRVAEMLVLQAAKESGKPYVVVRFGNVLGSRGSVVPTFKKQIASGGPVTVTHPDICRYFMTIPEAVQLVLQAAVLSRGGEVLMLNMGEPVKIVDLAKELIRLSGYEVNKDIDILFTGLRPGEKLFEELFIEGEEYEPTQHEKLIVVKNGSRIVSENLTVTVEELCTAASKSDLKYIMLLLEQLVSGYKPNYLEDNKRINSLKNSAVITYSNKNKLAKMESGGAK, encoded by the coding sequence TTGTTAATTTTTGATATCATTATTTTTTCAATCACTCCTTTATTAGCGCTGCTTATCCGTTTAGATGGCTATCTCGAGGTTCAAGCAGACATATCACAACTAGGAATCGCAACTCTATTATTTTTATTAGTAAAACTAATTGTATTTTGGAGTTTCGGTTTTTATAGGCGCTACTGGCGCTATGCCAGTGTTGAGGAACTGACATATATAGCCATGTTGATGGTAGGTGCAATAGTCATCCAAAGCATGACATTTAATCTTCTTAATCACATATTGCCTTTTGTAACAGATAACCTGCCGCGATCGCTGCCATTTATTGATGGATTATTGTCGTGTATTTTCATAGGAATGCTACGTTTCAGTTTTCGAGTTGTAGAAAGGTTTATCCAACGTCAAGGAGTATTTAATCCACGAGAGCGGGTGCTGATTATTGGTGCTGGTAGTGCCGGAGTTTCCCTTGTGCAAGATATGCAAAGCAAACCTAAACTAGGCTTTCATGCTGTTGCCTTCATTGACGACGATCCACGGAAATTAAATGTCCAAATTCGTGGTATTCCAGTCGTAGGCGATCGCCACCAAATTCCTGATACTTTGAAATCTCTCCAAATCCACAAAGTTATCATCGCTATGCCTACGGTTGCTGGCCATGTTATTCGAGAAATCGTAGATATTTGCAAAGCAACTGGAATACAAACTAGTACTTTACCTGGAATATATGAAATCCTCAACGATCGTGTGCGGGTAGATAGCATTCGAGATGTCAGGATTGAGGATTTGCTCAGGCGAGAACCCATACAGACTGATGTTGAGCAAGTGCATAAATTTATTAAAGGTAAGACAGTACTGATTACAGGTGCAGGAGGATCAATTGGTAGTGAACTTTGCCGTCAAATTTTCAAATGTCATCCTGCGGAAATGATACTTATGGGACACGGAGAGAATTCTATATTTAATATCCAACAAGAGTTAGAAAAACTGATCCAAATACTCAAAAATGATGGGAAAGTACAGCGATACACCCCTCGTATTTATACTTTCATTGGCGATATTCGTTATAGCGTTCGCCTAAAACAAGCTTTTGAACAATTTCAACCTAACGTGATTTTTCATGCGGCTGCTCATAAGCACGTTCCTCTGATGGAATTAAATTCATCAGAAGCAATCACTAACAATGTGCTTGGAACAAAAAACTTATTGGATATGGCGCTGCAATACAATGTTCAAAACTTCGTGATGATTTCCACAGATAAAGCTGTTAATCCCACTAGTGTCATGGGTGCTAGTAAAAGAGTTGCCGAAATGCTAGTGCTGCAAGCTGCAAAAGAAAGCGGTAAACCTTATGTTGTTGTGCGCTTTGGCAATGTTTTGGGTAGTCGTGGTAGTGTAGTTCCCACTTTTAAAAAACAAATTGCTTCAGGTGGACCAGTCACCGTTACCCATCCCGATATCTGTCGTTATTTCATGACCATCCCGGAAGCAGTGCAACTTGTTTTACAGGCTGCGGTATTGAGTCGTGGTGGTGAAGTATTAATGCTGAATATGGGCGAACCTGTAAAAATTGTTGACTTGGCGAAGGAATTAATTCGCCTTTCGGGATACGAGGTAAATAAAGATATTGACATCTTATTTACAGGCTTAAGACCTGGGGAAAAGTTATTTGAAGAACTGTTTATTGAGGGAGAAGAGTACGAACCAACTCAACATGAGAAATTGATAGTAGTGAAAAATGGCAGTCGGATTGTTTCAGAAAATCTCACCGTGACTGTAGAAGAATTGTGTACCGCAGCAAGCAAAAGTGATCTTAAATACATCATGTTATTACTGGAACAACTGGTGTCAGGATACAAACCTAATTACTTAGAAGATAATAAACGAATAAATAGTTTAAAGAATAGTGCTGTAATCACATATTCAAATAAAAACAAACTCGCGAAAATGGAATCGGGAGGGGCTAAATAA
- a CDS encoding lipopolysaccharide biosynthesis protein, with translation MQQHKPLTLRGNFSWTFAGNLVYAACQWGMLVILAKLGSPEMVGQFTLGLAITAPIIMFTNLQLRIVQATDARKQYSFSDYLGLRLISTALALAIVTVISLLGGFRWETSLVIFLMGLAKAFESISDIFHGLIQQYERMDRIATSLMIKGPLSLLLLGIGVYMSGHILWGVVGLVFAWAVVLVAWDIRSGILILYRSQLQPRWHRKTLVKLVWLCLPLGFVMMLISLNTNIPRYFIERYLGERELGIFAAIAYLMVAGNIVVNALGESSISRLAKYYAAKDAIAFHTLLLKLVGIAALLGGTGVLMAVVAGHQILTLLYQPEYAEQTNLFIWLMVAAGINYVSSFLSYGMTACQYFRIQMPLFAIVVTISTIACLWLLPSLGLLGVAIALVIATIVQTIFSLGVIFYALHKL, from the coding sequence ATGCAACAACATAAGCCTCTAACACTGCGCGGCAACTTTTCTTGGACTTTCGCCGGTAATTTAGTTTATGCAGCTTGCCAGTGGGGAATGTTGGTGATACTGGCTAAACTTGGCAGTCCAGAGATGGTAGGACAGTTTACCTTGGGGCTGGCGATCACAGCACCTATAATCATGTTTACAAATCTTCAGTTGCGAATTGTCCAAGCAACAGATGCCAGAAAACAGTATTCTTTTAGCGATTACCTGGGGCTGAGACTAATCTCGACAGCTTTAGCACTTGCGATCGTTACGGTTATTAGTTTGTTAGGCGGCTTTCGATGGGAAACATCCCTAGTTATCTTCTTGATGGGCTTGGCAAAGGCATTCGAGTCTATTAGCGACATATTTCATGGACTGATTCAGCAGTACGAACGCATGGATCGGATTGCAACATCGTTGATGATTAAAGGCCCTCTATCACTGCTACTACTGGGCATTGGAGTATATATGTCTGGCCATATTCTCTGGGGAGTGGTGGGGTTGGTCTTTGCTTGGGCAGTGGTGTTGGTCGCTTGGGACATTCGCAGTGGTATCTTAATACTATACAGGTCACAATTGCAACCGCGTTGGCATCGAAAAACCCTAGTAAAGCTGGTATGGCTCTGTTTGCCTTTGGGGTTTGTGATGATGCTAATTTCACTCAATACCAATATTCCCCGTTACTTTATTGAACGATATTTAGGTGAGCGGGAATTGGGGATTTTTGCAGCCATTGCCTACCTGATGGTGGCAGGAAACATCGTAGTAAATGCCCTAGGAGAGTCAAGCATTTCTAGACTAGCTAAGTATTACGCGGCTAAAGATGCTATTGCTTTCCATACACTCCTACTCAAGCTGGTAGGAATCGCTGCTTTATTGGGCGGAACAGGTGTTTTGATGGCTGTTGTAGCTGGACATCAGATCCTGACTCTTCTGTATCAACCTGAATATGCCGAGCAAACAAATTTGTTTATCTGGTTGATGGTTGCAGCTGGAATTAACTATGTATCGTCCTTCCTGAGCTATGGAATGACGGCATGTCAGTACTTTCGCATCCAAATGCCTTTGTTTGCGATTGTAGTAACTATCTCAACCATAGCCTGTCTATGGCTGCTACCCAGTTTGGGATTGCTAGGAGTAGCGATCGCACTAGTTATTGCAACTATTGTTCAAACAATTTTTAGTTTAGGAGTTATCTTCTATGCACTACACAAACTCTAG
- a CDS encoding O-antigen ligase family protein translates to MSNTIVKKTLNQDFWNNVILLPIDLILIFCSTFPGENKTVYEIPLFFVFWTIVFVLRRNFILSPAEISAQIFIFFALLPIFIQFYQYNFDYYFGAISGILYVNILVFGTHVIERLLSNSPGCKIVRWLPAITLIFLGVLSQQFSGNEPRQSFIFGPNIYYRIIGTIFLLNLVLVHENYSSKKEKISILSLITTIFCLVIALSLMVKTGSRGATIVGIFMTLSFLYTVLYIRLNWLKFASIAITFAPFLLAINSSFSKSIIDSRVFWFYDRGASSSSIAVREGYWQNLTSFFIKDNFLFGEGSQYIYSYPHNIYLDMLYNGGFLPCVILIGFTAMYGILLWKGKLNRNWKIITIICSPIYIGSLFSGTLYDNYSIISLIFALPNLIHNKVPTISTKNQRV, encoded by the coding sequence ATGTCAAATACGATCGTTAAAAAAACATTAAATCAGGATTTTTGGAATAACGTAATTCTTTTACCTATTGACTTAATTTTGATTTTTTGTTCGACATTTCCTGGAGAAAATAAAACGGTGTATGAAATTCCTTTATTTTTTGTTTTTTGGACAATAGTTTTTGTCCTGAGAAGAAACTTTATTTTAAGCCCAGCAGAAATTTCTGCTCAAATATTCATTTTTTTCGCTCTCTTACCTATTTTTATTCAATTTTATCAATACAATTTTGACTATTATTTTGGCGCTATATCAGGAATTCTATATGTTAATATTCTTGTTTTTGGCACTCATGTAATCGAGCGATTGCTCAGTAATAGTCCAGGTTGTAAGATAGTTCGATGGCTGCCTGCCATTACACTAATTTTTCTTGGAGTATTATCTCAACAGTTTTCTGGAAACGAGCCAAGGCAATCCTTTATATTTGGGCCCAATATTTACTACAGAATTATTGGAACTATTTTCTTGCTAAATCTCGTATTGGTTCATGAAAATTACTCTAGCAAAAAAGAAAAAATTTCAATACTTAGCTTAATCACTACGATATTTTGTTTAGTTATTGCATTGTCTCTAATGGTTAAAACAGGTTCTAGAGGTGCAACAATAGTAGGAATTTTTATGACATTATCTTTTCTTTACACAGTACTATATATCAGATTGAATTGGCTAAAGTTTGCTAGTATAGCTATAACATTTGCTCCTTTTTTACTCGCTATAAATTCAAGTTTTTCTAAATCTATTATTGATTCTAGAGTATTTTGGTTTTATGACCGTGGTGCCTCCTCTAGTTCTATTGCAGTCAGGGAAGGATATTGGCAAAATTTGACATCTTTTTTTATAAAAGATAATTTTTTATTCGGAGAAGGAAGCCAATATATATATTCCTATCCTCACAATATTTATCTAGATATGCTATATAATGGCGGCTTTTTACCCTGTGTTATTCTTATAGGATTTACTGCAATGTATGGAATACTTTTATGGAAAGGGAAATTAAATAGAAACTGGAAAATTATAACTATAATTTGTTCACCAATTTATATAGGTTCTCTATTTTCTGGAACATTATATGACAACTATTCAATTATAAGCCTAATATTTGCACTGCCAAATTTGATACACAACAAAGTTCCTACTATATCTACAAAAAATCAAAGGGTTTGA
- a CDS encoding glycosyltransferase, translating to MHEFDEYQIRSTVILYVAPITHNRITGLTPAVTPLVNALQNLGVQTGLLTTSTLGRYENPELYPVVYINDLPLYPSLASMPEPLNKPDLIVFQSTYVLKHIPLVYEALQRKIPYIITPQGGMTQRAQQQKQLKKKVGNFLFFNWMVRNSAALHCLNEQEAIDVKKTWSHPVFIVGNGVNMPQPKLLAYPGSKPGLKFVFLGRLDINHKGLDLLLEACALLQEKLRKSTVQILLYGSNIAGSKIKLEKMINKYQLQDIVHLNDPVLGDAKQEVFQSADLFIHTSRFEGHPIAVLEALSYGIPCLLTPGTNMASEVEAAGAGWSVEATPVAIAKRMQDILAARLEFPKRGQAARNLVEEKYSWNQIGKQSLREYFNLLHAN from the coding sequence ATGCATGAATTTGATGAATATCAAATACGGTCAACTGTTATCCTATATGTTGCGCCAATTACGCACAATCGAATTACTGGGTTAACACCTGCCGTAACGCCATTAGTGAATGCCCTGCAAAATTTAGGAGTGCAAACTGGACTTTTGACTACTTCTACACTAGGGCGCTACGAAAATCCTGAGCTATATCCAGTTGTTTATATAAATGATTTACCTCTTTATCCAAGTTTAGCTTCAATGCCAGAACCATTGAATAAACCCGATCTGATTGTTTTCCAAAGTACCTATGTTTTGAAGCATATTCCACTCGTATATGAGGCTTTGCAACGCAAGATTCCCTATATAATTACACCTCAAGGTGGGATGACACAGAGAGCGCAGCAGCAAAAACAACTGAAGAAAAAGGTAGGTAACTTTTTATTTTTTAACTGGATGGTACGAAATTCTGCTGCTTTGCATTGCTTAAATGAACAAGAAGCTATAGATGTGAAAAAAACCTGGAGTCATCCTGTATTTATAGTTGGAAATGGAGTCAATATGCCGCAACCTAAACTATTGGCATACCCAGGGAGCAAACCAGGGTTAAAATTTGTCTTTTTAGGAAGACTCGATATCAACCATAAAGGATTGGACCTTCTATTAGAAGCTTGTGCGCTATTACAAGAAAAATTGAGAAAATCAACAGTTCAGATACTTTTATATGGATCTAATATAGCTGGAAGTAAGATAAAACTTGAGAAGATGATAAATAAATATCAACTTCAAGATATTGTTCATCTCAACGATCCAGTTTTGGGAGATGCAAAGCAAGAAGTTTTCCAAAGCGCAGATTTGTTTATACATACCTCTCGCTTTGAAGGACATCCAATAGCAGTATTAGAGGCTTTATCTTATGGAATACCTTGTCTACTCACACCTGGAACTAATATGGCAAGTGAAGTGGAGGCGGCTGGGGCTGGATGGTCTGTGGAAGCTACTCCAGTAGCGATCGCTAAACGGATGCAAGATATTTTAGCCGCGCGATTAGAATTCCCAAAAAGAGGACAGGCGGCACGAAATTTAGTAGAAGAAAAATATTCCTGGAACCAGATTGGCAAGCAGTCACTTCGAGAATATTTCAATCTATTACATGCAAATTAA
- a CDS encoding glycosyltransferase family 4 protein: MDTRTLIYLHQYFSIPTVSGGTRSWEFSTRLVQDKWQVCMFCGDSEIHGIPAVNILKLFNTKNVSFKLNVIPLKYSNYMSFSRRIFAFLSFAVRSSLQVLREEKADLTFATSTPLTIAIPALLRKWLHGTPYIFEVRDLWPEMPIAMKAVRSPLAIFLARQLELIAYQNASHIVALSPGMKEGIVKQGISPEKVEVIPNACDNARFNISETIGLEFLRQHPELSGGPLIVYTGTFGHINGVNYLAYLASHMRNIIPEAKFLVVGSGVCESEVREASCQLGILEKNFWMWPPIPKAEMPALLSACTVATSLFKPIPEMEHNSANKFFDALAAGRPVVINYGGWQKEILEQSGAGISISSNDPKVAAIQLAKFLNSSECLQSAQAAARKLADTVFDRDILYKKLANVFQKVLNETHSDI; this comes from the coding sequence ATGGATACTCGCACATTAATTTATTTACATCAATATTTTTCGATTCCTACAGTTTCTGGAGGCACAAGATCCTGGGAGTTTTCGACTCGTCTTGTCCAAGATAAATGGCAAGTTTGTATGTTTTGCGGTGACTCGGAAATTCATGGAATTCCCGCCGTTAATATCCTGAAATTGTTCAACACCAAAAATGTTAGTTTTAAATTAAATGTTATTCCTTTGAAGTACAGTAATTACATGAGCTTCTCGCGGAGAATTTTTGCATTTTTGAGTTTTGCTGTTCGGTCTTCTTTACAAGTCCTGCGAGAAGAAAAAGCTGACCTCACTTTTGCTACTAGTACACCGCTTACTATTGCAATACCAGCTTTGTTGCGAAAATGGTTGCATGGCACTCCTTATATTTTTGAAGTCAGAGATCTCTGGCCAGAAATGCCAATAGCTATGAAAGCTGTACGCTCACCATTAGCTATATTTTTGGCTCGGCAATTAGAACTGATAGCTTATCAAAATGCTTCTCATATTGTGGCACTTTCTCCTGGTATGAAAGAAGGCATCGTCAAACAGGGTATATCTCCTGAGAAAGTAGAAGTGATTCCTAATGCTTGCGATAATGCACGTTTTAACATTTCAGAAACAATTGGATTAGAGTTTCTCCGCCAGCATCCCGAATTATCTGGCGGGCCTTTGATTGTTTACACCGGTACATTCGGGCATATAAATGGAGTCAACTATTTGGCTTATTTAGCAAGTCACATGAGAAATATCATACCTGAGGCTAAATTTCTGGTGGTTGGTTCAGGTGTCTGCGAAAGTGAAGTCAGAGAAGCTAGTTGTCAATTAGGGATTTTGGAAAAAAACTTCTGGATGTGGCCACCTATTCCCAAAGCTGAAATGCCAGCACTTCTTTCTGCATGTACCGTTGCCACCTCCTTGTTTAAGCCAATTCCTGAGATGGAGCATAATTCAGCTAATAAATTCTTTGATGCCCTAGCAGCAGGTCGCCCAGTCGTAATTAACTATGGCGGTTGGCAGAAAGAAATTCTCGAACAATCTGGTGCTGGTATTAGCATTTCTAGCAACGATCCAAAAGTTGCTGCAATTCAACTTGCAAAATTTTTAAATAGCTCTGAGTGCTTGCAAAGCGCTCAGGCTGCTGCAAGAAAACTTGCAGACACAGTGTTTGATCGAGATATTTTGTACAAGAAATTAGCAAATGTTTTTCAGAAGGTTTTAAATGAAACGCATTCTGACATTTAA
- a CDS encoding sugar transferase, whose protein sequence is MNSKYLQKHFFRKNSRLIKSILDRFVAAIALLALSPVILIIAIAIYFRMGYPVIFIQPRPGKNARIFNFYKFRTMTDECDAKGNLLPDEKRLTPFGEFLRQTSLDELPQLWNVLKGDMSLVGPRPLLVQYLDRYSLEQARRHNVKPGITGWAQINGRRLLDGCWEEKFRLDIWYIDNWNLWLDLKILVLTLFKVLKKENISQEGYATGEEFQGSTREV, encoded by the coding sequence ATGAACAGCAAATATTTACAAAAACATTTTTTTAGAAAAAACAGCAGATTAATCAAGTCTATATTAGATAGATTTGTAGCAGCAATCGCCCTTTTAGCTCTTTCTCCGGTGATATTGATAATTGCGATCGCTATTTATTTCCGCATGGGTTATCCAGTTATTTTTATCCAACCCCGTCCCGGTAAAAATGCTCGTATTTTCAATTTTTACAAGTTCCGCACTATGACTGATGAATGCGATGCCAAAGGCAATCTTCTCCCTGATGAGAAACGCCTCACGCCTTTTGGTGAATTTCTTCGTCAAACCAGTTTGGACGAACTCCCACAACTTTGGAACGTCCTCAAGGGTGACATGAGTTTGGTGGGCCCTCGTCCTTTACTGGTGCAGTATCTTGACCGTTACAGCCTCGAACAAGCACGTCGCCATAATGTCAAACCGGGTATCACAGGTTGGGCGCAAATCAATGGTCGCCGATTATTAGATGGATGTTGGGAAGAGAAATTCAGATTAGATATTTGGTACATTGACAATTGGAATCTATGGTTGGACTTGAAAATTCTGGTTTTAACTCTGTTCAAAGTTTTGAAAAAAGAGAATATTAGCCAAGAAGGCTACGCTACAGGTGAAGAATTTCAAGGTAGTACTAGAGAAGTATGA
- a CDS encoding DegT/DnrJ/EryC1/StrS aminotransferase family protein, translating to MFMKKEWELGSEFDWSNEFLMASKTNNFLPKIYELFSTGTACLISLNNLLNQNQGRQLRLHLPSFSCMDFATKLKKYFEICWYRDLPTQESPDFNSLNTFPGDLVLAVNLFGVRQRKCWQDWLSKHNEIILIEDHSHDPFSSWAQQSNAHYAIASLRKTLPIPNGGIIWSPQNIKLPKASSESPASCKKLTAMLLKRAYISGANISKDIYRRLEIESEEELDCETNYAASTFTSNILNCLNIGEFRRKRERNVKQFLAWISITNHPNWTPIFTSWPDGSVPFNSIIVCKDPENREALRNYLISQNIFPPIHWPQTPENSSNDPLAIDLSKRILTIPTDQRYSLDDISRVAAKFREFFQQYDNLAISMIGG from the coding sequence ATGTTTATGAAAAAAGAATGGGAATTAGGTTCTGAATTTGATTGGTCAAATGAGTTTTTAATGGCATCTAAAACTAACAATTTTCTACCTAAGATATATGAACTTTTTTCCACTGGTACAGCTTGTCTGATTTCTCTCAACAATCTATTAAATCAGAATCAAGGGCGTCAGCTACGACTGCATTTACCATCTTTTTCATGCATGGATTTTGCAACAAAACTCAAAAAATATTTTGAGATATGTTGGTATCGAGATTTGCCAACTCAAGAATCCCCAGATTTTAACTCCCTCAATACTTTCCCAGGTGATTTAGTTTTAGCAGTTAACTTATTTGGGGTTAGACAAAGAAAATGTTGGCAAGATTGGCTATCTAAACATAATGAGATTATCTTAATTGAAGACCATAGCCACGACCCTTTTTCTTCTTGGGCACAGCAAAGTAATGCTCACTATGCTATAGCTTCTCTACGTAAAACTCTGCCAATCCCAAATGGAGGTATTATCTGGTCACCCCAAAATATTAAGTTGCCAAAAGCTTCTTCAGAATCACCAGCTAGTTGTAAAAAACTGACTGCTATGCTGTTAAAACGAGCTTATATTAGTGGTGCAAATATCTCGAAAGATATCTATCGGCGACTAGAGATTGAAAGTGAGGAAGAGCTTGATTGCGAAACTAATTATGCAGCTTCAACTTTCACTTCTAATATTTTAAACTGCCTGAATATTGGAGAATTTAGGCGAAAAAGGGAAAGAAATGTCAAACAATTTTTAGCTTGGATATCAATTACAAACCATCCTAATTGGACACCCATTTTTACCTCTTGGCCCGATGGTTCTGTGCCATTCAACAGTATAATCGTCTGTAAAGATCCAGAAAATCGAGAAGCTTTACGTAACTACTTAATAAGTCAAAATATATTTCCACCGATTCATTGGCCGCAAACGCCAGAAAATTCATCTAATGATCCTTTAGCAATAGATTTGTCAAAACGCATTTTAACAATACCAACTGATCAACGTTACTCTTTAGATGATATTAGTCGTGTGGCAGCGAAATTTCGAGAATTTTTTCAACAATATGACAATCTTGCTATCTCTATGATTGGAGGATGA
- a CDS encoding phytanoyl-CoA dioxygenase family protein: protein MKTFTYKFSQDQLALLPTESDIAFYEEHGWFISKKVIPDEIIDEAIAGSENFYRGERDATLPYSTGYSDWKPGDGDAVRNNQHVSYRKKELRKLVLQPIVGAIAAKLARTTEIRLFEDTLVYKAPITISDRGGVVGWHTDYSYSSNCTSKKMLSAWIPFQDIDENKAPLVVLDGSHKWSDTEHLRCFNNQNLKEIEEKFTQKGREIVEVPIILKKGQVSFHHCCTIHGSYPNCSNSVRLAFALYLQDYANRHQPFWNNKEQIHHFLDSMCRKLPNGNPDYSDPAIFPILWSAEDRY from the coding sequence ATGAAAACTTTTACTTACAAATTCTCACAAGATCAGCTAGCTCTTTTACCCACAGAGTCAGATATTGCTTTTTATGAAGAACACGGCTGGTTTATTAGCAAAAAAGTTATACCTGATGAGATTATAGATGAAGCGATCGCAGGTAGTGAAAATTTTTATCGCGGAGAGCGAGACGCAACACTTCCCTATAGTACTGGTTACAGCGACTGGAAGCCTGGAGATGGAGACGCTGTACGCAATAATCAACATGTTTCTTATCGGAAAAAAGAACTACGCAAGCTCGTTCTTCAACCAATTGTTGGGGCGATCGCTGCGAAACTAGCTAGAACTACAGAAATTCGATTATTTGAAGATACGCTAGTCTATAAGGCACCCATCACGATTAGCGATCGAGGAGGCGTAGTTGGCTGGCATACCGATTACTCTTATTCTTCTAACTGCACCTCTAAAAAAATGCTTTCCGCTTGGATACCTTTCCAAGATATTGATGAAAATAAAGCACCACTCGTTGTTCTTGATGGTAGCCATAAGTGGTCAGATACCGAACATCTGCGTTGCTTCAATAACCAGAATCTCAAAGAGATAGAAGAGAAATTTACCCAAAAAGGACGAGAGATTGTTGAAGTACCTATCATTCTGAAGAAAGGTCAAGTTAGCTTTCACCACTGTTGTACTATTCACGGTAGCTATCCCAATTGCAGCAATTCAGTACGCTTGGCATTTGCTTTATATTTACAGGACTATGCCAATCGCCATCAACCTTTTTGGAATAACAAAGAACAAATTCACCACTTTCTTGACAGTATGTGTCGCAAACTGCCTAATGGTAATCCAGATTATAGCGATCCAGCAATATTTCCTATTTTGTGGTCAGCAGAAGATAGATATTAA
- a CDS encoding ATP-grasp domain-containing protein, protein MKIQQPSVLIPDPCNNPLAYYAIRCLKQANSEFNINVIVSSGQTLDDNEWLYFYKYSAYIDNLVVSANSMNSLEYLDEVIRIIENQGINLIFPASEEGFKFVSKYRYKLSKFCRIVALPSEENLDAAFDKWKLHLLLQKHNIPTPETVLLKEIENISQFNYPVILKPVDGSGGKNIQKFDSLEEENFQAICNYPNDVYIVQKYVPGHDIGCSVLCQDGQVLAYTIQQQLGLTEGFTPKIDKLKFVHDSAVIDIVTKTMNVLKWSGIANLDLRYNSQTGQINVIEINPRFWQSLMGSLSVGVNFPYILYLLSNNISFERISYKEQYYAKFHRFIQDAFNGSLEYSLSDTNVKYFLSDPSGILHFLFYKLMKQKLFQNMKSIFSLQSQKIQNVK, encoded by the coding sequence ATGAAAATTCAACAACCATCCGTTTTAATTCCCGATCCATGCAACAATCCTCTTGCGTACTATGCAATACGCTGTCTTAAACAAGCTAATAGTGAATTTAATATAAATGTGATTGTTTCCTCTGGCCAAACATTAGATGACAATGAATGGTTATATTTTTACAAGTATTCGGCATATATTGATAATTTAGTTGTTTCGGCAAATAGCATGAATTCACTAGAGTATTTAGATGAGGTAATTAGGATAATCGAAAATCAAGGAATAAATCTTATATTTCCTGCTTCCGAAGAAGGCTTTAAGTTTGTTTCAAAATATAGATATAAATTGTCAAAATTTTGTAGAATAGTGGCATTGCCAAGTGAAGAAAATTTAGATGCAGCCTTTGACAAATGGAAGTTGCACCTTTTATTACAAAAACATAATATCCCAACACCTGAAACAGTTTTACTTAAAGAGATTGAGAATATTAGCCAATTTAATTATCCTGTAATACTCAAACCAGTTGATGGAAGTGGTGGAAAAAATATACAAAAATTTGATTCTTTAGAAGAAGAAAATTTTCAGGCTATTTGTAACTATCCCAATGATGTATATATTGTTCAAAAATATGTACCTGGTCATGACATAGGTTGTAGTGTTCTTTGTCAGGATGGGCAAGTTCTTGCTTACACAATACAACAGCAATTAGGATTAACAGAAGGATTTACTCCCAAAATTGACAAATTGAAATTTGTTCATGATTCTGCTGTTATTGATATAGTCACAAAAACTATGAATGTACTTAAATGGAGTGGTATTGCTAATTTAGACTTAAGATATAATTCTCAGACAGGACAAATTAATGTTATTGAAATCAATCCACGGTTTTGGCAATCTTTAATGGGTTCTCTCTCAGTTGGTGTAAATTTTCCGTATATTTTATATTTACTATCAAATAACATCAGTTTTGAGAGAATTTCCTATAAAGAACAATATTATGCTAAATTCCATAGGTTCATTCAAGATGCTTTCAACGGCTCTTTAGAATATAGTTTGTCTGATACGAATGTTAAATATTTTTTATCAGATCCAAGTGGTATACTCCATTTCTTATTTTATAAGCTTATGAAACAGAAGTTATTTCAAAACATGAAAAGTATATTTTCTCTGCAATCTCAAAAAATACAAAACGTTAAATGA